The following coding sequences lie in one Pseudarthrobacter phenanthrenivorans Sphe3 genomic window:
- a CDS encoding aldo/keto reductase family protein encodes MEFRYLGNSGFKVSEITFGNWLTHGSQVENDVATECVRAAIDAGISTFDTADVYANTAAETVLGAALKNERRESLEIFTKVYGPTGPKGKNDLGLSRKHIMESINGSLRRLQTDYVDLYQAHRYDFETPLEETMQAFADIVRQGKALYIGVSEWTAEQLREGHKLSRELGFQLISNQPQYSMLWRVIEAEVVPASEELGVSQIVWSPMAQGVLSGKYLPGQPAPEGSRATDEKGGAKMIERWMRDDVLAGVQELKPIAEEAGLSMPQLAVAWVLQNPNVASAIIGASRPEQIADSVGAAGVKLEPEVLKKIDDAVGSLAERDPAKTTSPPKREA; translated from the coding sequence ATGGAATTCAGATACCTCGGAAACAGCGGCTTCAAAGTCTCGGAAATCACGTTCGGCAACTGGCTGACCCACGGCTCCCAGGTGGAAAACGACGTAGCCACAGAGTGTGTGCGGGCCGCGATCGACGCCGGCATCAGCACCTTCGACACAGCAGACGTCTACGCCAACACCGCAGCAGAAACCGTTTTGGGCGCCGCCCTGAAGAACGAACGCCGCGAATCCCTGGAAATCTTCACCAAGGTCTACGGACCCACCGGGCCCAAGGGCAAGAACGATCTTGGCCTGTCCCGCAAGCACATCATGGAATCCATCAACGGGTCCCTGCGCAGGCTGCAGACAGACTACGTGGACCTTTACCAGGCCCACCGCTACGACTTCGAAACGCCGCTGGAAGAAACCATGCAGGCCTTCGCCGACATTGTCCGGCAGGGCAAGGCGCTGTACATCGGCGTGAGCGAGTGGACCGCAGAGCAGCTCCGCGAAGGCCACAAGCTGTCCAGGGAGCTCGGCTTCCAGCTGATCTCCAACCAGCCGCAGTACTCCATGCTGTGGCGGGTCATCGAAGCCGAGGTGGTGCCGGCGTCGGAGGAGCTGGGCGTGTCCCAGATCGTCTGGTCGCCCATGGCACAGGGTGTGCTCAGCGGCAAATACCTTCCCGGCCAGCCCGCCCCTGAAGGCAGCCGGGCCACCGACGAAAAAGGCGGGGCCAAGATGATCGAGCGCTGGATGCGCGACGACGTCCTGGCCGGCGTGCAGGAACTCAAGCCCATCGCCGAGGAAGCCGGCCTCTCCATGCCGCAGCTGGCCGTGGCCTGGGTGTTGCAGAACCCGAACGTTGCTTCCGCCATCATTGGAGCTTCACGGCCGGAGCAGATCGCGGACAGCGTGGGCGCGGCGGGAGTGAAGCTGGAGCCGGAGGTTCTGAAGAAGATTGACGACGCCGTGGGCTCACTTGCCGAGCGCGATCCCGCCAAGACCACGTCGCCGCCAAAGCGCGAAGCCTAG
- a CDS encoding SDR family oxidoreductase, whose product MADAPEVPDLAVTGATGGLGGMVARQLAAAGSAQRLLVRDTSRAPALHGATVSQCSYSDAAAVRQALDGAKVLFMVSAAETEDRVQQHRVFVDAAADSGVEHVVYTSLYGAAPDATFTLARDHHATEEHIRASGMDFTFLRDNFYLDFLPRLAGQDGVIRGPAGDGAFSGVAREDIARCALAVLRDPAIHKGATYNLTGPEELTMAQAAQILTEGTGRNVSYQHETVEEAYASRASYGAPAWQLDAWVSTYTAIAAGEMAGISPDVHGLTGQDPISLAGFLTRPVL is encoded by the coding sequence ATGGCTGACGCTCCGGAAGTCCCGGATCTCGCCGTCACTGGTGCCACCGGCGGCCTGGGTGGAATGGTGGCGCGGCAGCTCGCGGCTGCAGGTTCCGCCCAGCGCTTGTTGGTGCGGGACACCTCACGTGCGCCGGCGCTGCACGGCGCCACGGTTTCCCAGTGCAGCTACTCCGACGCCGCCGCCGTCCGGCAGGCCCTGGACGGCGCCAAAGTCCTGTTCATGGTGTCGGCCGCCGAAACGGAGGACCGGGTGCAGCAGCACCGCGTGTTCGTGGATGCGGCGGCAGATTCCGGGGTGGAGCACGTGGTGTACACGTCCCTCTATGGAGCGGCGCCGGACGCCACCTTCACCCTGGCCCGGGACCATCACGCCACGGAGGAACACATCCGCGCGTCCGGAATGGACTTCACGTTCCTGCGGGACAACTTCTACCTGGACTTCCTGCCCCGCCTGGCCGGGCAGGACGGGGTGATCCGCGGTCCCGCCGGGGACGGCGCCTTCTCAGGGGTGGCCCGCGAGGACATCGCCCGGTGCGCCCTTGCCGTGCTGCGCGACCCCGCCATTCACAAGGGCGCCACCTACAACCTGACCGGTCCGGAAGAGCTCACCATGGCGCAGGCGGCACAGATCCTCACCGAAGGGACCGGCCGCAACGTCAGCTACCAGCATGAAACAGTGGAGGAGGCGTACGCATCCCGTGCCTCCTACGGCGCCCCTGCCTGGCAGCTTGATGCCTGGGTCAGTACATACACAGCTATTGCAGCAGGCGAGATGGCAGGGATCTCGCCAGACGTCCACGGGCTCACCGGCCAGGATCCGATCAGCCTGGCCGGGTTCCTGACCCGCCCCGTCCTCTGA
- a CDS encoding sulfite oxidase produces the protein MVPAAGGPTTGPLTREELQLGARNHSMPLEALRRDVTPPGLHYVLTHFDIPDVDGSSWHLRISGAVEMALELGMAALRKDPAITVPVTLECAGNGRSLLDPRPMSQPWLLEGVGTAHWTGVPLAYLLGKAGVLPHAVEVVFTGADEGVQGGVPHHYARSLPIREALRPDVVLAYKMNGSELPPQHGYPLRLVVPGWYGMASVKWLKSIEVVTTPFKGFQQEVAYRYQESADDAGTPVSRIRVRSLMVPPGIPDFFTRTRFLKPGPVLLQGRAWSGGGAVTGVEVGVDGTWLQAQLEKPAGGYAWRKWTLPWVAEPGEHILSCRATDSSGATQPLEQHWNYQGLGNNMVQRVKVTVG, from the coding sequence ATGGTTCCCGCCGCGGGAGGGCCCACCACCGGCCCCCTCACACGGGAGGAACTGCAGCTGGGCGCCCGCAACCACTCCATGCCGCTCGAGGCGCTCCGCCGGGACGTCACACCCCCGGGGCTCCACTATGTGCTCACGCATTTCGACATTCCGGATGTGGACGGTTCATCGTGGCATCTCAGGATCAGCGGAGCAGTGGAGATGGCCCTGGAACTGGGCATGGCCGCACTGCGGAAGGACCCGGCCATAACCGTCCCGGTCACCCTGGAATGTGCGGGCAACGGGCGCTCGCTCCTGGATCCCCGGCCAATGAGCCAGCCATGGCTCCTCGAAGGCGTTGGAACCGCGCACTGGACCGGAGTACCGCTCGCCTACCTCCTTGGCAAGGCGGGTGTCCTGCCGCACGCCGTGGAGGTTGTCTTCACTGGCGCGGACGAGGGTGTCCAAGGCGGCGTTCCCCACCATTACGCACGAAGCCTGCCGATCCGCGAGGCGCTGCGCCCCGACGTCGTACTCGCCTACAAAATGAACGGCAGTGAGCTGCCGCCCCAGCACGGATACCCGCTCCGCCTGGTGGTGCCCGGGTGGTACGGGATGGCAAGCGTGAAGTGGCTGAAGTCCATCGAGGTGGTCACCACCCCCTTCAAGGGCTTCCAGCAGGAGGTCGCGTACCGCTACCAGGAGTCAGCGGACGACGCCGGGACTCCGGTATCGCGGATCAGGGTACGTTCACTGATGGTGCCGCCGGGGATACCTGACTTCTTCACCCGAACGCGGTTCCTGAAGCCGGGACCTGTGCTGCTCCAGGGCAGGGCATGGTCCGGCGGAGGCGCCGTCACAGGAGTGGAGGTGGGCGTTGACGGCACCTGGCTCCAGGCCCAGTTGGAGAAGCCCGCGGGCGGCTATGCCTGGCGTAAGTGGACACTGCCGTGGGTGGCGGAACCGGGCGAGCACATCCTTTCCTGCCGCGCAACGGATTCCAGCGGTGCCACGCAGCCGTTGGAGCAGCACTGGAATTACCAGGGCCTGGGCAACAATATGGTGCAGCGCGTGAAGGTGACGGTTGGGTAG
- a CDS encoding RNA-binding S4 domain-containing protein has protein sequence MTSLPSSPASVRIDAWLWAIRAYKTRSAATAACRAGHVRLNGSPAKASATLVGGDTVTVRMPGYERILEVRRLIAKRVGAEAASHCFTDHTPPRPVAPALGLPQRDRGAGRPTKKDRREMERLRGPA, from the coding sequence ATGACCAGCCTTCCTTCCTCCCCCGCCAGCGTCCGCATCGACGCGTGGCTGTGGGCCATCCGCGCCTATAAGACCCGTTCCGCGGCCACTGCTGCCTGCCGCGCCGGCCATGTCCGCCTGAACGGCAGCCCGGCAAAAGCATCCGCCACACTGGTGGGCGGCGACACCGTGACGGTGCGGATGCCCGGTTACGAACGCATTCTCGAAGTGCGCCGGCTGATAGCCAAACGCGTCGGAGCGGAGGCAGCATCGCACTGTTTCACCGACCACACCCCGCCGCGGCCAGTGGCCCCCGCCCTTGGCCTTCCTCAGCGGGACCGGGGCGCCGGGCGGCCCACCAAGAAAGACCGCCGTGAGATGGAACGGCTGCGCGGTCCAGCGTGA